One Paraglaciecola mesophila genomic region harbors:
- a CDS encoding RDD family protein yields MTSEHYYRAGFFRRLAAIIYDILVAVAVGMCAAMVMLVAMLLLVENNVLNNHGYEHFSDLIQHAPIYQYVLQGWVSAWVIAFFLWFWRNGGQTIGMRAWRLRIVSTNENSLTYTRAFVRMMTSFLGLGTLLVLLDYKHKQSLQDRIAGTEVICLTKEANHHRSWRNLN; encoded by the coding sequence TTGACTTCTGAGCATTATTACCGCGCTGGTTTTTTTCGTCGCTTAGCCGCGATTATTTACGATATTTTGGTGGCTGTTGCTGTGGGTATGTGCGCCGCCATGGTGATGTTGGTGGCGATGTTGTTGTTAGTTGAAAATAACGTGCTGAATAACCACGGCTACGAGCATTTCAGTGATTTAATCCAGCATGCGCCTATTTATCAATACGTATTACAAGGTTGGGTTAGCGCTTGGGTTATCGCGTTCTTTTTATGGTTTTGGCGCAACGGCGGCCAAACTATTGGTATGCGCGCTTGGCGCTTGCGAATCGTCAGCACCAATGAAAACTCACTGACCTACACTCGCGCCTTTGTGCGCATGATGACATCGTTCTTGGGCTTAGGAACCTTACTTGTGCTGCTCGATTATAAGCATAAGCAATCACTGCAAGACCGCATTGCGGGCACTGAAGTGATTTGCCTAACGAAAGAGGCCAACCACCATCGCAGTTGGCGTAATCTGAATTAA